One genomic region from Apodemus sylvaticus chromosome 1, mApoSyl1.1, whole genome shotgun sequence encodes:
- the Pola2 gene encoding DNA polymerase alpha subunit B isoform X3: MAVSTQQLAEELQIFGLDCEDSLMEKLAELCVRYRQTEEGMVSELIAFCTSAGKSCLTVEILNSFEHEVLNKKLSKAWHSASKDSGHAGARDIVSIQELIEAEEEEENLLSSYTTPSKGPHKRVSSTPETPLTKRSVAARSPHQLLSPSSFSPSATPSQKYSSRTNRGEVVTSFGSAQGVSWSGRGGSGSVSLKVMGCPEPLTGSYKTMFQQLPDIREVLTCKIEELGGELKEHHKIEAFTPLLVPVQEPVILLGQIGCDSNGKLNSKSVILEGDREHSSGTQIPVDLSELKEYSLFPGQVVIMEGFNTTGRRLTATKLYEGVPLPFYQPTEEEGDFEQTMVLVACGPYTTSDSITYDPLLDLIAIINHDRPDVCILLGPFLDAKHEQVEKCKLTSPFEDVFKQCLRTVIEGTRSSGSYLVFVPSLRDVHHEPVYPQPPFTFSELPREDKTRVQFVSEPCSLSINGVMFGLTSTDLLFHIGAEEICSSSGTSDRFSRILKHILTQRSYYPLYPPHEDMAIDYENFYTYAQLPVTPDILIVPSELRTSLAVFV; encoded by the exons ATGGCCGTGTCCACCCAGCAGCTGGCGGAGGAGCTACAGATCTTTGGCTTGGACTGCGAGGACTCCCTGATGGAGAAAC TGGCAGAGCTGTGTGTTCGCTACCGACAGACTGAGGAGGGAATGGTCAGCGAGCTTATCGCCTTCTGCACCAGCGCGGGGAAGTCATGCCTCACTGTAGAGATCCTGAACTCTTTTGAACACGAG GTTCTGAACAAAAAACTCTCCAAAGCCTGGCACAGTGCCTCCAAAGACAGCGGGCACGCGGGAGCCAGAGACATTGTCTCCATACAAGAGCT AAttgaagcagaggaggaagaagagaacctTCTGAGCTCTTACACCACACCCTCTAAG GGTCCTCACAAGCGAGTCAGCAGCACCCCAGAAACCCCCCTAACCAAAAGGAGTGTTGCTGCTCGCAGCCCACACCAGCTTCTCTCACCATCAAGTTTCTCCCCGAG TGCCACCCCCTCCCAGAAATACAGCTCCAGAACCAACCGGGGAGAAGTGGTGACCAGCTTTGGCTCGGCACAGGGCGTGTCGTGGTCCGGGAGAGGAGGCTCTGGAAGTGTCAGTCTGAAGGTCATGGGGTGCCCAGAGCCACTCACTGGCAGCTACAAAACTATGTTTCAGCAGCTCCCAGATATTCGAGAAG TTCTGACCTGTAAGATAGAAGAGCTTGGCGGGGAGCTGAAGGAGCATCACAAGATCGAGGCTTTCACTCCTCTCCTGGTCCCAGTGCAA GAGCCTGTCATCCTGCTGGGTCAGATCGGCTGTGACAGCAACGGGAAGCTCAACAGCAAGTCAGTGATTCTTGAGGGAGACCGGGAGCACTCCTCCGGCACTCAGATTCCAGTGGATTTATCTGAACTCAAAGAATATTCTCTCTTCCCTGGACAG GTTGTAATTATGGAAGGATTCAACACCACTGGTAGGAGACTTACTGCCACCAAACTTTATGAG GGCGTGCCACTTCCGTTCTATCAGCCcactgaggaggagggag ATTTTGAGCAGACGATGGTATTAGTTGCCTGTGGGCCTTATACCACCTCCGACAGCATCACCTATGACCCTTTGCTTGATCTCATCGCCATCATCAACCATGACCGGCCAGATGTCTGCATCCTG TTGGGACCTTTCCTGGATGCTAAACATGAACAGGTGGAG AAGTGTAAGTTGACAAGCCCATTCGAAGACGTTTTCAAGCAGTGCCTGAGAACAGTTATCGAAGGAACGAGAAG CTCCGGCTCCTACCTCGTCTTTGTCCCGTCTCTGAGGGACGTGCATCACGAGCCAGTGTACCCACAGCCACCCTTCACCTTCTCCGAACTGCCTCGAGAGGACAAAACG CGAGTACAGTTTGTGTCAGAGCCCTGCAGCCTCTCCATAAATGGCGTGATGTTTGGTTTGACGTCCACGGACCTGCTGTTCCACATTGGGGCTGAGGAGATCTGTAG CTCTTCCGGGACGTCAGACAGATTCAGCCGAATCCTCAAGCACATCCTAACGCAGAGAAG CTACTACCCCCTTTACCCACCCCATGAGGACATGGCCATAGACTACGAGAACTTCTACACCTATGCCCAGCTGCCCGTCACCCCTGACATCTTGATAGTGCCGTCAGAGCTGAG GACATCTTTGGCTGTGTTTGTATGA
- the Pola2 gene encoding DNA polymerase alpha subunit B isoform X1 — protein sequence MAVSTQQLAEELQIFGLDCEDSLMEKLAELCVRYRQTEEGMVSELIAFCTSAGKSCLTVEILNSFEHEVLNKKLSKAWHSASKDSGHAGARDIVSIQELIEAEEEEENLLSSYTTPSKGPHKRVSSTPETPLTKRSVAARSPHQLLSPSSFSPSATPSQKYSSRTNRGEVVTSFGSAQGVSWSGRGGSGSVSLKVMGCPEPLTGSYKTMFQQLPDIREVLTCKIEELGGELKEHHKIEAFTPLLVPVQEPVILLGQIGCDSNGKLNSKSVILEGDREHSSGTQIPVDLSELKEYSLFPGQVVIMEGFNTTGRRLTATKLYEGVPLPFYQPTEEEGDFEQTMVLVACGPYTTSDSITYDPLLDLIAIINHDRPDVCILLGPFLDAKHEQVEKCKLTSPFEDVFKQCLRTVIEGTRSSGSYLVFVPSLRDVHHEPVYPQPPFTFSELPREDKTRVQFVSEPCSLSINGVMFGLTSTDLLFHIGAEEICSSSGTSDRFSRILKHILTQRSYYPLYPPHEDMAIDYENFYTYAQLPVTPDILIVPSELRYFVKDIFGCVCMNPGRLTKGQVGGTFGRLYLRRQPKAVDSERRQGLSVAAQVVRI from the exons ATGGCCGTGTCCACCCAGCAGCTGGCGGAGGAGCTACAGATCTTTGGCTTGGACTGCGAGGACTCCCTGATGGAGAAAC TGGCAGAGCTGTGTGTTCGCTACCGACAGACTGAGGAGGGAATGGTCAGCGAGCTTATCGCCTTCTGCACCAGCGCGGGGAAGTCATGCCTCACTGTAGAGATCCTGAACTCTTTTGAACACGAG GTTCTGAACAAAAAACTCTCCAAAGCCTGGCACAGTGCCTCCAAAGACAGCGGGCACGCGGGAGCCAGAGACATTGTCTCCATACAAGAGCT AAttgaagcagaggaggaagaagagaacctTCTGAGCTCTTACACCACACCCTCTAAG GGTCCTCACAAGCGAGTCAGCAGCACCCCAGAAACCCCCCTAACCAAAAGGAGTGTTGCTGCTCGCAGCCCACACCAGCTTCTCTCACCATCAAGTTTCTCCCCGAG TGCCACCCCCTCCCAGAAATACAGCTCCAGAACCAACCGGGGAGAAGTGGTGACCAGCTTTGGCTCGGCACAGGGCGTGTCGTGGTCCGGGAGAGGAGGCTCTGGAAGTGTCAGTCTGAAGGTCATGGGGTGCCCAGAGCCACTCACTGGCAGCTACAAAACTATGTTTCAGCAGCTCCCAGATATTCGAGAAG TTCTGACCTGTAAGATAGAAGAGCTTGGCGGGGAGCTGAAGGAGCATCACAAGATCGAGGCTTTCACTCCTCTCCTGGTCCCAGTGCAA GAGCCTGTCATCCTGCTGGGTCAGATCGGCTGTGACAGCAACGGGAAGCTCAACAGCAAGTCAGTGATTCTTGAGGGAGACCGGGAGCACTCCTCCGGCACTCAGATTCCAGTGGATTTATCTGAACTCAAAGAATATTCTCTCTTCCCTGGACAG GTTGTAATTATGGAAGGATTCAACACCACTGGTAGGAGACTTACTGCCACCAAACTTTATGAG GGCGTGCCACTTCCGTTCTATCAGCCcactgaggaggagggag ATTTTGAGCAGACGATGGTATTAGTTGCCTGTGGGCCTTATACCACCTCCGACAGCATCACCTATGACCCTTTGCTTGATCTCATCGCCATCATCAACCATGACCGGCCAGATGTCTGCATCCTG TTGGGACCTTTCCTGGATGCTAAACATGAACAGGTGGAG AAGTGTAAGTTGACAAGCCCATTCGAAGACGTTTTCAAGCAGTGCCTGAGAACAGTTATCGAAGGAACGAGAAG CTCCGGCTCCTACCTCGTCTTTGTCCCGTCTCTGAGGGACGTGCATCACGAGCCAGTGTACCCACAGCCACCCTTCACCTTCTCCGAACTGCCTCGAGAGGACAAAACG CGAGTACAGTTTGTGTCAGAGCCCTGCAGCCTCTCCATAAATGGCGTGATGTTTGGTTTGACGTCCACGGACCTGCTGTTCCACATTGGGGCTGAGGAGATCTGTAG CTCTTCCGGGACGTCAGACAGATTCAGCCGAATCCTCAAGCACATCCTAACGCAGAGAAG CTACTACCCCCTTTACCCACCCCATGAGGACATGGCCATAGACTACGAGAACTTCTACACCTATGCCCAGCTGCCCGTCACCCCTGACATCTTGATAGTGCCGTCAGAGCTGAGGTACTTTGTGAAG GACATCTTTGGCTGTGTTTGTATGAATCCTGGGAGGCTCACCAAAGGACAAGTGGGTGGCACCTTTGGCCGCCTCTACCTCCGGAGGCAGCCGAAGGCCGTGGACAGTGAGAGAAGGCAGGGCCTGAGTGTGGCTGCGCAGGTCGTCAGGATCTGA
- the Pola2 gene encoding DNA polymerase alpha subunit B isoform X2, translating into MVSELIAFCTSAGKSCLTVEILNSFEHEVLNKKLSKAWHSASKDSGHAGARDIVSIQELIEAEEEEENLLSSYTTPSKGPHKRVSSTPETPLTKRSVAARSPHQLLSPSSFSPSATPSQKYSSRTNRGEVVTSFGSAQGVSWSGRGGSGSVSLKVMGCPEPLTGSYKTMFQQLPDIREVLTCKIEELGGELKEHHKIEAFTPLLVPVQEPVILLGQIGCDSNGKLNSKSVILEGDREHSSGTQIPVDLSELKEYSLFPGQVVIMEGFNTTGRRLTATKLYEGVPLPFYQPTEEEGDFEQTMVLVACGPYTTSDSITYDPLLDLIAIINHDRPDVCILLGPFLDAKHEQVEKCKLTSPFEDVFKQCLRTVIEGTRSSGSYLVFVPSLRDVHHEPVYPQPPFTFSELPREDKTRVQFVSEPCSLSINGVMFGLTSTDLLFHIGAEEICSSSGTSDRFSRILKHILTQRSYYPLYPPHEDMAIDYENFYTYAQLPVTPDILIVPSELRYFVKDIFGCVCMNPGRLTKGQVGGTFGRLYLRRQPKAVDSERRQGLSVAAQVVRI; encoded by the exons ATGGTCAGCGAGCTTATCGCCTTCTGCACCAGCGCGGGGAAGTCATGCCTCACTGTAGAGATCCTGAACTCTTTTGAACACGAG GTTCTGAACAAAAAACTCTCCAAAGCCTGGCACAGTGCCTCCAAAGACAGCGGGCACGCGGGAGCCAGAGACATTGTCTCCATACAAGAGCT AAttgaagcagaggaggaagaagagaacctTCTGAGCTCTTACACCACACCCTCTAAG GGTCCTCACAAGCGAGTCAGCAGCACCCCAGAAACCCCCCTAACCAAAAGGAGTGTTGCTGCTCGCAGCCCACACCAGCTTCTCTCACCATCAAGTTTCTCCCCGAG TGCCACCCCCTCCCAGAAATACAGCTCCAGAACCAACCGGGGAGAAGTGGTGACCAGCTTTGGCTCGGCACAGGGCGTGTCGTGGTCCGGGAGAGGAGGCTCTGGAAGTGTCAGTCTGAAGGTCATGGGGTGCCCAGAGCCACTCACTGGCAGCTACAAAACTATGTTTCAGCAGCTCCCAGATATTCGAGAAG TTCTGACCTGTAAGATAGAAGAGCTTGGCGGGGAGCTGAAGGAGCATCACAAGATCGAGGCTTTCACTCCTCTCCTGGTCCCAGTGCAA GAGCCTGTCATCCTGCTGGGTCAGATCGGCTGTGACAGCAACGGGAAGCTCAACAGCAAGTCAGTGATTCTTGAGGGAGACCGGGAGCACTCCTCCGGCACTCAGATTCCAGTGGATTTATCTGAACTCAAAGAATATTCTCTCTTCCCTGGACAG GTTGTAATTATGGAAGGATTCAACACCACTGGTAGGAGACTTACTGCCACCAAACTTTATGAG GGCGTGCCACTTCCGTTCTATCAGCCcactgaggaggagggag ATTTTGAGCAGACGATGGTATTAGTTGCCTGTGGGCCTTATACCACCTCCGACAGCATCACCTATGACCCTTTGCTTGATCTCATCGCCATCATCAACCATGACCGGCCAGATGTCTGCATCCTG TTGGGACCTTTCCTGGATGCTAAACATGAACAGGTGGAG AAGTGTAAGTTGACAAGCCCATTCGAAGACGTTTTCAAGCAGTGCCTGAGAACAGTTATCGAAGGAACGAGAAG CTCCGGCTCCTACCTCGTCTTTGTCCCGTCTCTGAGGGACGTGCATCACGAGCCAGTGTACCCACAGCCACCCTTCACCTTCTCCGAACTGCCTCGAGAGGACAAAACG CGAGTACAGTTTGTGTCAGAGCCCTGCAGCCTCTCCATAAATGGCGTGATGTTTGGTTTGACGTCCACGGACCTGCTGTTCCACATTGGGGCTGAGGAGATCTGTAG CTCTTCCGGGACGTCAGACAGATTCAGCCGAATCCTCAAGCACATCCTAACGCAGAGAAG CTACTACCCCCTTTACCCACCCCATGAGGACATGGCCATAGACTACGAGAACTTCTACACCTATGCCCAGCTGCCCGTCACCCCTGACATCTTGATAGTGCCGTCAGAGCTGAGGTACTTTGTGAAG GACATCTTTGGCTGTGTTTGTATGAATCCTGGGAGGCTCACCAAAGGACAAGTGGGTGGCACCTTTGGCCGCCTCTACCTCCGGAGGCAGCCGAAGGCCGTGGACAGTGAGAGAAGGCAGGGCCTGAGTGTGGCTGCGCAGGTCGTCAGGATCTGA